In Kaistella faecalis, a genomic segment contains:
- a CDS encoding NADH-quinone oxidoreductase subunit N, with protein sequence MSVLIIIFLTAIAALFAGVFEKGKFSRYISIIGLLVAFYVSFLPEAEFFNQYKHMFEYTVNAALFTKIAIVITILLFFLGGFSFSNHRSHQSELYALMLFSLCGGVVLFGFQNLVTLFLGVEILSIPLYVLAGSNKTDLRSNEASIKYFLMGAFATGFLLFGIALVYGSAGTFDLYKIHEFSMENSKDFMFAAGAVLMLVALAFKVSMAPFHMWSPDVYQGSPSLITAFMMSVVKISAFFAFFKVMTIGFQGITGEWINILGVLIIITLFLANVMGLAQSNAKRMLAYSSVSHVGYLALIFFGLNNLSAYNLAFYLFAYSLATVGVMMCLIWVEKLKRETSYNAFKGLAQSEPIIAVAAAVGMLSMAGIPLTAGFMGKFSIFAQAIETTPFLVLVAVLGSAISIAYYLRLIMVMFFPKESSFNTSERVPLTYNIVAVFIIIALLALGIFPDLFARQFGL encoded by the coding sequence ATGAGCGTTTTAATCATCATATTCCTAACCGCAATCGCAGCATTATTTGCAGGGGTTTTTGAAAAAGGAAAATTTTCAAGATACATCAGTATTATTGGGCTTCTGGTTGCATTTTATGTGAGTTTTTTACCAGAAGCAGAATTCTTTAACCAATACAAACACATGTTCGAATATACCGTGAACGCGGCATTATTCACCAAGATTGCGATTGTCATCACGATTCTGCTTTTCTTTCTGGGAGGTTTTTCGTTCAGCAATCACCGCAGCCACCAATCAGAGTTATATGCGCTGATGCTTTTCTCGCTTTGTGGCGGGGTTGTACTCTTCGGATTCCAGAATTTGGTAACCTTATTTTTAGGAGTTGAAATTCTTTCTATTCCGCTGTATGTATTGGCTGGAAGTAATAAAACCGATTTACGATCTAACGAGGCTTCCATCAAATATTTCCTGATGGGTGCTTTTGCAACAGGATTCTTACTTTTCGGAATCGCATTGGTTTACGGTAGCGCGGGAACTTTCGATCTTTACAAAATCCATGAGTTCTCCATGGAAAACTCTAAGGATTTCATGTTTGCAGCAGGAGCGGTTTTAATGTTGGTTGCGCTTGCTTTTAAAGTATCTATGGCACCTTTCCACATGTGGAGCCCGGATGTTTACCAAGGTTCGCCTTCACTCATCACCGCATTTATGATGTCGGTAGTGAAAATATCCGCTTTCTTCGCTTTCTTTAAAGTCATGACAATCGGATTCCAGGGAATCACAGGAGAATGGATCAATATTCTTGGCGTTCTGATCATCATCACACTTTTCTTAGCCAACGTAATGGGCCTTGCACAAAGCAATGCGAAAAGAATGCTTGCCTACTCTTCTGTATCACACGTAGGCTATCTTGCTCTAATTTTCTTCGGATTAAATAATCTTTCTGCATACAATCTTGCTTTTTACCTGTTCGCGTATTCACTGGCAACTGTTGGAGTGATGATGTGTCTGATCTGGGTTGAAAAGCTGAAGCGCGAAACATCGTACAACGCTTTTAAAGGATTAGCACAATCTGAACCCATTATCGCAGTAGCGGCAGCGGTAGGTATGCTTTCTATGGCGGGAATTCCGTTGACAGCAGGTTTCATGGGGAAATTCTCCATCTTCGCGCAGGCGATTGAAACAACACCGTTCCTGGTTTTGGTTGCAGTATTGGGTTCAGCAATATCGATCGCTTATTATTTAAGATTAATTATGGTCATGTTCTTCCCGAAAGAAAGCAGTTTTAATACTTCTGAGCGGGTTCCGCTGACCTATAATATTGTTGCAGTATTTATTATTATTGCACTTTTAGCGCTTGGAATCTTCCCCGATCTGTTTGCGAGACAATTTGGTTTATAG